A window of Apium graveolens cultivar Ventura chromosome 8, ASM990537v1, whole genome shotgun sequence contains these coding sequences:
- the LOC141677670 gene encoding uncharacterized protein LOC141677670 isoform X2, with the protein MEFLQVKRLQQRLCQSSMLSLEALKYEPPPVSSSEARDKQPVTSNGRGQPSSGSSAQSSSCQSQGKLVFGSNANKSNGTQKLQLCFFLERPIHCKVATYCKNHSQSCKAGYN; encoded by the exons ATGGAATTTCTTCAG GTCAAGAGGCTGCAGCAGAGGCTTTGCCAAAGTTCAATGCTTTCACTGGAGGCTTTGAAATATGAGCCTCCACCAGTTTCCTCTTCTGAGGCCAGAGACAAGCAACCTGTCACTTCCAATGGCAGGGGACAGCCTTCTTCAGGATCTAGTGCCCAAAGTAGCTCATGCCAGTCTCAGGGTAAACTTGTGTTTGGATCAAATGCAAACAAGTCAAATGGAACTCAAAAG CTGCAGCTCTGTTTTTTCTTGGAAAGGCCTATTCATTGTAAG GTTGCTACGTATTGCAAAAATCACTCCCAATCTTGCAAAGCCGGCTACAATTAA
- the LOC141677670 gene encoding uncharacterized protein LOC141677670 isoform X3 — protein MEFLQVKRLQQRLCQSSMLSLEALKYEPPPVSSSEARDKQPVTSNGRGQPSSGSSAQSSSCQSQGKLVFGSNANKSNGTQKLQLCFFLERPIHCKGCRVTQECSSH, from the exons ATGGAATTTCTTCAG GTCAAGAGGCTGCAGCAGAGGCTTTGCCAAAGTTCAATGCTTTCACTGGAGGCTTTGAAATATGAGCCTCCACCAGTTTCCTCTTCTGAGGCCAGAGACAAGCAACCTGTCACTTCCAATGGCAGGGGACAGCCTTCTTCAGGATCTAGTGCCCAAAGTAGCTCATGCCAGTCTCAGGGTAAACTTGTGTTTGGATCAAATGCAAACAAGTCAAATGGAACTCAAAAG CTGCAGCTCTGTTTTTTCTTGGAAAGGCCTATTCATTGTAAG GGATGCAGAGTCACTCAGGAGTGTTCCTCGCATTAG
- the LOC141677670 gene encoding uncharacterized protein LOC141677670 isoform X1 — protein MEFLQVKRLQQRLCQSSMLSLEALKYEPPPVSSSEARDKQPVTSNGRGQPSSGSSAQSSSCQSQGKLVFGSNANKSNGTQKLQLCFFLERPIHCKIYLLRRSLFFSLGCYVLQKSLPILQSRLQLTYYLQI, from the exons ATGGAATTTCTTCAG GTCAAGAGGCTGCAGCAGAGGCTTTGCCAAAGTTCAATGCTTTCACTGGAGGCTTTGAAATATGAGCCTCCACCAGTTTCCTCTTCTGAGGCCAGAGACAAGCAACCTGTCACTTCCAATGGCAGGGGACAGCCTTCTTCAGGATCTAGTGCCCAAAGTAGCTCATGCCAGTCTCAGGGTAAACTTGTGTTTGGATCAAATGCAAACAAGTCAAATGGAACTCAAAAG CTGCAGCTCTGTTTTTTCTTGGAAAGGCCTATTCATTGTAAG ATTTATCTTTTGCGGCGTTCTCTTTTCTTCTCTTTAGGTTGCTACGTATTGCAAAAATCACTCCCAATCTTGCAAAGCCGGCTACAATTAACCTATTATTTGCAGATCTAG
- the LOC141677670 gene encoding uncharacterized protein LOC141677670 isoform X4, with translation MEFLQVKRLQQRLCQSSMLSLEALKYEPPPVSSSEARDKQPVTSNGRGQPSSGSSAQSSSCQSQGKLVFGSNANKSNGTQKLQLCFFLERPIHCKI, from the exons ATGGAATTTCTTCAG GTCAAGAGGCTGCAGCAGAGGCTTTGCCAAAGTTCAATGCTTTCACTGGAGGCTTTGAAATATGAGCCTCCACCAGTTTCCTCTTCTGAGGCCAGAGACAAGCAACCTGTCACTTCCAATGGCAGGGGACAGCCTTCTTCAGGATCTAGTGCCCAAAGTAGCTCATGCCAGTCTCAGGGTAAACTTGTGTTTGGATCAAATGCAAACAAGTCAAATGGAACTCAAAAG CTGCAGCTCTGTTTTTTCTTGGAAAGGCCTATTCATTGTAAG ATCTAG